In a genomic window of Thermodesulfobacteriota bacterium:
- a CDS encoding MXAN_5808 family serine peptidase codes for MNKFPDRVKKLFVLTAVIASLAYVLFFPPGVIIPGERAEADNLGITDAVMQYVNRYYVDKSVIDPKNMLILGLGRMEQMVDKVLVDFPQGENSPSFEVQAGGEKAVFDMSGVAGLNDVTDRLEEVFRFVSPHLTPNDPKLNDIEYAVLDQMLNSLDPHSGIITPQVYKEFMIETEGSFGGLGIVIGVRDGDLTVISPIEGTPAYRAGIKPNDKIVQIANESTVNMSLIEAVSKLRGPKDTEVSIHVMREGFPSPKEFKMMRDTIVIESVEAFELEDGIEYVRIRDFQKNTLDSIVHNLERNGAGSPRGIILDLRGNPGGLLDQAERISDLFLTQGVIVTTKIGNSSKRYHANDKDQQYNGNIVVLVDAGSASASEIVAGALKNNERAIIIGERTFGKGSVQQIFDLNDGSALKLTIAQYLTPGDISIQDVGVTPDIILHPTVITDDAIVFHPNSDNRIPEKPGLKKKTVDRVLEKPVYSITYLDNKMAVKPGGEEEPTPEEALTREEKRKKLEEDFYVSLAREIINSSSVPSRKESLGEIQGGITKISKSEEGKIVGKWKLMGIDWSTQKTKGLKPSLAVTITPEIPTGDAGGKLEMNVEVQNTGREPLYRLMATTKSENPVFEGKELIFGKVNPGEKRSWKTSFEVPKWTLTREDTVTLEFEDGNDSRIPGYGFTAKTYGLERPLYAFNFEIVDDGRYGSSGNGNGIPEPGEIIAFLAKVKNMGRGESEKTVLTLKNNSGDKIFLEKGRAEFENLAPGESREAAFTFDVKNTDSPLDLEIQIVDDVFKEGLIGKAVIPGNTEGAVFEKADSTVTVAEADTPVRGGSYNEAPIIALAGQGTTFSGLGQSDGWVKIKINENSAGWINKEKVVISETSGPRQPAGSTRLQEIFEAPPVISVTGVPVSTDSQTITLNGDVNDGDGIELVSVFMGEDKVALLPSTKTEVPVSVELKLENEVNLITIIAKDSKGLLSRQSFVVRKEDSVVRKADKQG; via the coding sequence TTGAATAAATTTCCGGATAGAGTCAAGAAACTATTCGTATTAACGGCCGTTATCGCGTCCCTCGCATACGTCCTGTTCTTCCCTCCGGGCGTGATTATCCCCGGAGAGAGGGCGGAGGCGGACAACCTCGGAATAACGGACGCAGTCATGCAGTACGTAAACCGCTATTATGTAGATAAATCCGTCATAGATCCGAAAAACATGCTGATCCTGGGGCTCGGGAGAATGGAGCAGATGGTGGACAAGGTGCTCGTCGATTTCCCCCAGGGGGAGAACAGCCCGAGCTTCGAGGTGCAGGCCGGTGGGGAAAAAGCCGTGTTCGACATGAGCGGAGTCGCGGGACTCAACGACGTCACCGACAGGCTCGAAGAGGTATTCCGGTTCGTCTCGCCGCATCTCACTCCGAACGACCCCAAGCTGAACGACATAGAGTACGCCGTGCTCGACCAGATGCTCAACTCGCTCGACCCGCACTCCGGAATAATAACCCCGCAGGTTTATAAGGAGTTCATGATAGAAACCGAAGGCAGCTTCGGGGGCCTCGGAATAGTGATCGGGGTAAGGGACGGCGACCTCACCGTCATTTCCCCCATCGAAGGCACACCCGCCTACAGGGCCGGAATAAAGCCCAACGACAAGATCGTGCAGATAGCGAACGAATCGACCGTTAACATGTCTCTCATCGAGGCCGTCAGCAAGCTTAGAGGGCCGAAGGATACCGAGGTCTCGATTCACGTCATGAGGGAAGGGTTCCCGTCGCCCAAGGAATTCAAAATGATGCGGGACACGATAGTGATAGAGAGCGTCGAGGCTTTCGAGCTCGAAGACGGTATCGAGTACGTGAGGATCAGGGACTTCCAGAAAAACACGCTCGACAGCATCGTCCACAACCTCGAACGGAACGGCGCAGGAAGCCCGAGGGGCATAATACTCGACCTGAGGGGCAACCCCGGCGGGCTTCTCGACCAGGCCGAGAGAATCTCGGACCTCTTTTTGACACAGGGCGTGATAGTCACCACAAAAATAGGGAATTCCTCCAAGCGCTATCACGCGAACGACAAGGACCAGCAATACAACGGCAACATAGTCGTGCTCGTGGATGCGGGGAGCGCGAGCGCTTCGGAGATCGTGGCGGGCGCGCTCAAGAACAACGAAAGGGCGATCATCATAGGGGAGAGGACCTTCGGGAAGGGCTCGGTCCAGCAGATATTCGATCTGAACGACGGCTCGGCGCTCAAGCTGACGATAGCGCAGTACCTGACCCCGGGGGACATATCCATACAGGACGTAGGAGTCACGCCCGACATAATACTCCACCCGACCGTTATCACGGACGACGCCATAGTATTCCACCCGAACTCGGACAACAGGATCCCCGAGAAACCCGGCCTGAAAAAGAAGACGGTGGACCGGGTCCTCGAAAAGCCCGTCTACTCGATCACGTACCTCGACAATAAAATGGCCGTCAAACCCGGCGGGGAGGAAGAGCCCACGCCGGAAGAGGCGCTCACACGCGAAGAAAAGAGGAAGAAGCTCGAGGAGGACTTCTACGTATCGCTCGCCAGGGAGATAATCAATTCCTCGTCGGTCCCGTCCAGGAAAGAATCGCTCGGAGAGATACAGGGGGGGATCACCAAGATCTCGAAAAGCGAAGAAGGGAAGATCGTCGGGAAATGGAAGCTCATGGGGATCGACTGGTCGACCCAGAAGACGAAGGGCCTGAAACCCTCCCTCGCGGTCACTATAACCCCCGAAATCCCGACGGGGGACGCAGGCGGCAAGCTCGAAATGAATGTGGAAGTGCAGAACACCGGCAGGGAGCCCCTCTACAGGCTAATGGCCACGACAAAATCGGAAAACCCCGTCTTCGAGGGGAAAGAGCTTATTTTCGGAAAAGTGAACCCCGGCGAGAAGAGGTCGTGGAAAACGTCGTTCGAGGTCCCGAAATGGACGCTTACCAGGGAGGACACGGTCACACTGGAATTCGAAGACGGAAACGACTCGCGGATACCCGGTTACGGATTTACCGCCAAGACGTACGGTCTCGAGAGACCGCTGTACGCGTTTAACTTCGAGATCGTCGACGACGGCAGGTACGGGTCGAGCGGCAACGGGAACGGGATACCAGAGCCGGGAGAAATCATAGCGTTCCTCGCGAAGGTGAAGAACATGGGCCGGGGAGAGTCGGAAAAAACAGTTCTTACGCTCAAAAACAACTCGGGAGACAAAATCTTCCTCGAAAAGGGCAGGGCCGAGTTCGAGAACCTCGCGCCGGGGGAGTCTAGGGAAGCGGCCTTTACATTCGACGTGAAGAATACGGACTCCCCGCTCGATCTCGAGATACAGATAGTGGACGACGTCTTCAAGGAAGGGCTCATAGGAAAGGCCGTAATCCCCGGCAATACCGAGGGCGCCGTCTTTGAAAAAGCGGATTCGACCGTGACAGTTGCCGAAGCCGATACGCCCGTTAGGGGCGGGAGCTATAACGAAGCCCCCATAATAGCTTTAGCGGGACAGGGGACGACTTTCAGCGGTCTCGGACAAAGCGACGGCTGGGTAAAGATAAAAATAAACGAAAATTCGGCGGGCTGGATCAATAAGGAGAAGGTGGTTATTTCCGAGACGTCCGGGCCCAGGCAGCCCGCGGGAAGCACGAGGCTTCAGGAAATTTTCGAAGCACCCCCTGTCATAAGCGTGACCGGCGTGCCGGTATCAACCGATTCACAGACGATAACGCTCAACGGGGACGTTAACGACGGGGACGGCATAGAGCTGGTATCCGTGTTCATGGGCGAAGACAAGGTCGCGCTACTGCCCTCGACAAAGACGGAAGTGCCGGTGTCGGTAGAGCTGAAGCTCGAAAACGAAGTGAACCTCATTACGATAATCGCCAAGGATTCCAAAGGGCTCCTCTCGAGACAGTCGTTCGTCGTGAGGAAAGAGGACAGCGTGGTGAGAAAAGCGGACAAGCAAGGGTAG